The Ascochyta rabiei chromosome 5, complete sequence genome has a segment encoding these proteins:
- a CDS encoding Nitrogen permease regulator 2, with protein MPTRAIKAIFYTRFHHEKGSRVLHQVPAGAVTPSSSPSALPAPLFPFSSITQYLIPTQQFCDRLITCCANHHRIIGYPVCIKEEKKYERNEFIFNFAIVIGENEVDWACYGQVVRKLGRLLRGLEEQGGFLSKEEEGVWDDENVGLGIGGGGMDDSMGATGFGMGSGSGSKVYALCEMVLEDLNNYAECMIPIDDSNTINLKLFPTRQPPPPVQAHQVPLLTMSLAGLQSPISSDLTLNRILPYINGVHSIARIAQLADTDLSLTRRAVQHLVYYGCLVLLDIFRFGAIYAPTAEIGGFIVDDDVKEECVRYVRTPRLRMGSAASKSTVVREESGRSRDERSSISSSASQQSDAASSTIHVSDFDAEENKDEEDDEWHVDHETIITLYTSLRQGLTLKSWVLDNVDLLSGIDIRRFITFGIIKGFLYRVHKYAYATSTALPPAPAASLQHSAVHSASNLRDSDTTTIRGNSRHPSLSNLHSHAQHPSFSLHRPSVASTTSLNPHLANVHQHQQPPSISRNQDLRDMNELVSERERESGLHLVRFLDGMHCFDEICSELSLPEKVVERKIRGSGEDLGVIIHR; from the exons ATGCCTACGCGCGCAATCAAGGCTATCTTTTATACGCGCTTTCACCACGAAAAAG GCTCACGCGTCCTCCACCAAGTCCCGGCGGGCGCAGTAACGCCCTCGTCTTCGCCCTCAGCTCTTCCCGCACCCCTCTTTCCCTTCTCTTCCATCACACAATACCTCATTCCCACCCAGCAGTTCTGCGACCGCCTGATTACCTGCTGCGCCAACCACCACCGCATCATTGGCTACCCAGTCTGCATaaaggaggagaagaagtacGAGAGAAACGAGTTCATCTTCAACTTCGCCATTGTGATTGGAGAGAATGAAGTTGATTGGGCGTGCTACGGTCAGGTGGTGCGAAAGCTGGGCAGACTGCTGAGAGGGTTAGAAGAGCAGGGCGGATTTCTGAGCAAGGAAGAGGAGGGCGTCTGGGATGATGAGAACGTAGGGCTAGGAATAGGTGGAGGCGGCATGGACGACAGCATGGGTGCGACTGGATTTGGAAtgggcagcggcagcggcagcaagGTGTATGCGCTATGCGAGATGGTGCTTGAGGATCTCAACAACTATGCTGAATGCATGATACCAATTG ACGACTCGAATACGATCAATTTGAAGCTGTTCCCTACAAGACAACCTCCGCCGCCCGTTCAAGCACACCAGGTCCCTCTCCTCACCATGTCGCTCGCTGGTCTGCAGTCGCCCATCTCTTCAGACCTTACCTTGAATCGCATTCTGCCATACATCAATGGTGTTCATTCGATAGCGCGCATTGCTCAGCTGGCCGACACAGACTTGTCGTTGACGCGCAGAGCCGTCCAACACCTGGTCTACTATGGATGTCTCGTGCTTTTGGACATTTTTCGCTTCGGTGCCATCTATGCACCAACTGCAGAGATTGGCGGATTTATCGTAGATGATGATGTCAAGGAGGAGTGCGTGCGCTATGTTCGGACACCGCGGCTGAGGATGGGCTCGGCAGCCAGCAAGAGTACAGTTGTGAGGGAGGAGTCGGGGAGGAGTCGCGACGAACGAAGCTCCATCTCTTCTTCGGCATCACAGCAGAGCGATGCCGCCAGTTCGACAATCCACGTCTCCGACTTCGATGCCGAGGAGAACAAGGACGAAGAAGATGACGAGTGGCACGTGGATCACGAAACGATCATCACTCTGTACACCTCGTTGCGGCAAGGTCTTACGCTGAAAAGCTGGGTGTTGGATAACGTCGACCTGCTCAGTGGGATAGACATTCGCCGCTTCATAACCTTTGGCATCATCAAAGGCTTCCTCTACCGCGTGCACAAGTACGCATACGCAACATCAACAGCATTGCCTCCCGCACCAGCAGCCAGCCTCCAGCATTCAGCTGTTCACTCAGCATCCAACTTGAGAGACTCGGACACGACCACAATCCGTGGCAACTCCCGCCACCCTTCCCTCTCCAACCTGCACTCCCATGCACAGCATCCTTCGTTCTCCCTACACCGCCCATCTGTAGCGTCAACGACCAGTCTGAATCCACACCTGGCGAACGTTCATCAGCACCAGCAACCGCCGAGCATCTCACGAAACCAGGATCTGAGAGACATGAACGAGCTGGTCAgtgagagggagagggagagcgGGCTGCATCTGGTCAGGTTTCTGGACGGTATGCATTGCTTTGATGAGATTTGTAGTGAGCTCTCGCTACCGGAGAAGGTGGTGGAAAGAAAGATTAGAGGCTCAGGCGAGGATCTGGGAGTCATCATACACCGGTGA